The genomic interval ACACCTGGAACATGCTCATCATTAGGGTGTGTCAGGATTTGTTTCCTTGTTAATTCCCATATtcaatttattcttttttttctacattgacACATAATACATAAacctagtaaaaaaaaaaagagctgtctGACTGCTGATACAAttagaaaattacttttgtttACCGTTCgaatatcaaaaaaaaaacgggGAGGTCCTATCTATGAAATACAACAAATGTGGTGTTACATGTGAAGGACTTAGAGACAGCTGTTTCCTAAAGACTGCCCTGTTAGTGTTTCTCCCTCATCAGAGATTCAGTGGCAGATGGAACACTGGCACCTTGTGGTCAGAGTGATGCCGGCTTAATAAAAAGgcaaaatttaaaaatgtacattctttctacaataaTACCCTGTAGTTTTCTGGCATTGCAATGAATTTTACTCTAATCATCTCTAAAGGCTCCATTATCACTGTAGTAGCTACATTTAAGTTCTGTGCCTAAATACAAATGTGAGATACTTATTATACTTGAGTATTTCCCTTTTGTGCCACTATATATTTCTTCTCCGCAACATTTATTAAAGGGCTATAGTACCGTTACCAACTATATAGTATAAATTATAGTAGCAATAGTAAAACCATTTTTTAAGAGTGCTCTAATTTCTATTACCTAAAGTACATTTAACTCCTTATACTTAGCTAGTttaacttaaaggtccagtgtgtcctattggcttgaaattttacatttgcattcacataaactggggtagacgctccatattcatgcgccatcttgaaatacgttagccggtaagggacatacaggacatactgctccgcctttcgcgtttttcGCTGtcccatgataaactcacaggcgctgctaatgctgctaatgggtatcgtagcttcccggccccggaaagtttgaagaaggaaacatggaggaccacacgtattcaaaaaccaaatttcaggaacaggagtctccttcttcgcccagaaaaagaaaaaggatattgaaaagagcaagagaccggctttttgaagcgtgaaggctaccatacctgtaatacgtactttgaactgcgtggcgcgagagagtcgattgcgatatatgatctcaacgctagatgggagaaattcctacacattggaccttaaagcgcccatattatgctcattttcaggttcataactgtattttaaggttgtaccagaataggtttacatggtttaattttcaaaaaacaccatatttttgttgtactgcacagctctctctcactgctgcagatcctcttttcacctggtttctgttttagctacagagtgagacctcttttcatcttcttcttctgtactatctttgattgcactcgcacatgcgcagtagctcagatgtagatcatgtcagctagctaactctagagacagtaaaagagagcctgtttctccaactttggtcagttacaaggcaggattagctgggagacttctaaatgagggcacacgtgtaagtagttcttttgtagattatggtgtacttgtgtgtgttgtagcagtgctttgctattgagaatgatgtagcatgctagcgttagcatgctaacgctacgagctaacggttgtggttagccagctcatttcggactgtgacgtcacagtccgagccgatattgaacagctcactaggaaactgaaggcaggacacattcagaaacctgtatctcactcaaaacagcatggatggatttttttcaaagtttgtatgtgtgtggaagcaccagagacacaaaagaacaccccaaatcccagaaaaagtgtttttttcataatatgggcactttaaggtcACATTTTCCCATGAAGGACTCACTTGTAATGGTAATGGTGTGATATTGCTGCTTTTACTAAATGTTCTGAATACTTCCTTCACCGCTGCCCTTCATAGAAGTTAATCAAGTCTGTGTGGGTTGCCAGGTCAGGGGACTATTGTTTCTTCTCAAGGTATTTACagtaaacttgaataattgtaaatttgtacatatgtgtatgtgtcatttctttttcattttttttttgtccattgaCCCATGTGTTTTAGGCCTAGCATGGATAGTTATGTAATGAACTGGCAGATGATTTGTGCTGGGCTGCCCTCTAATGGATTCCagtgagacaaaaaaataaaaaaataaaatagtctGTGCCAAAGCAAAAACCCAGATGAACATTTTCTAAGTCTGAGACGCTGAGGCAAAGTTCACAGCAAAAGAGGGCACTCAAAATAACCGCCCCAGTTATTCCACTTTGTACCGACACCAACGAAGACTAGACTAAACTCCAAAAGAGCACAGAACAGTCTTTGCACTACTTTATCAAAATAATATTTCCACACAGGTCAGTGATACTGGAGTAAGTTTTTATTCCAACTTCACCCTGATGAGAAAAGGACAGTGTCACAGTgatttgacaaaaataaaagtgcaaATCAAACGTGTTTCTCTCACAGTgaagaacaacaacacaacagatGCAGTGTGTTACTGTGGCGATGCCTCTCTGAAGTCAGGCCGCGTTACAGCATGATGAAAACAGAATCAACACATCAACACAATGAACTGCTCGTTATTTTGAACATCacataattattaaaaaaaaatatattagacAAGGAATATGTGGGAATTAGAAACTTGTGTTCGGAAAGGTTTGTCGATGATGACATCACAGTTAGCAAAGGGATATTAACAGAGTAGTATCATTAGAGTGAGGTGTGCAGTGTATTCAAATAGGCTTACATTTGCACATGTACTTataaatgcagctttaaataaCCAAActacaaatgaaaataaataagtcaataaataaatagtcttTTTAGGAAGCTTTTGCTGCTCtgttgtttatatatatttgttttattttcacagTCGTTTGCCGTGACGTATTGGAACTTACAGGACTCCCCGATGTTCAAACCTTCCAGCTAAAAATCTGCAGTTCATCTACCTCAGCTTGACCCTCTTTAAAAATCGAATCGGGCGATTCTTATTTTCCTTTAATCGGCTTATTATGACCGCGGACTTTAAACATGGTCTTCCTGATCACACGTGCTTTGTAACATTTCAAATCAAGCGCTCAAGTACATCTACAGATAATCACTCCGTCCTCTGCCTGTTCTTCCCTGaactttccctccctctccagcTTCCTTCCCCGACCAAAAACCCTCTGGTCTGGTTTCTCAATGGCAGACCCACACACGACATCCAGCTATTGTCTCTACCACCAAGACCTAAGACCGTCATAGGAGCTGGCTCCAATAATACTGGATTTCTACACTTGCCAAGTACACAAAGTACACTAGCGCTAAGTTAAGAAGGAAAACAATTCCTTATTTATAGAGCTTTATCGCAGCTCTTGAGGCCGAAACACATTAAGAGCTATTTGGATGCTTTCCAGTGCAAGTGCATTTGGCAGCCAATGCACTAGCAGGGTTGTGTTGTCCCTGAAACCATTTTAAAATGCTTCTGTTTTCTGAAGGCAGTGAGATGAAGACAGAGCTGAGCAGCTGTTGCTTCCTGATCATAAACAACCCAGAGGGTTgttaaaaatgtcactttatttcCTTTTGATTCTGCTGTCAGGCAACCACCCCCGTCTGTCTttgtaaacacagacacaacatggctgtactgtacatttttcaCACGACTTTTGACGGTTGGTGGAATGTTATTTGCATCAGTTGGTGGCGTAGttgtaaaaagaaagaaaataaaagcaggaTTGAGACTCTGAACTCCATTGACTCCTGTCTGTAGTGTGTAAATGGAGCGTCAATATAGCCAAACTGGGTCAAACGTTCTCAAAATGTGATTCGGCCTCTTCAGCATCCTGACTCGTTGGAGACTTTGCTTCCCCTAACAAACACTGATTTTCCAACTTAAATATACAGTTCAATCACCAAGCCCTGAACCTGAACCTTAACTTTCAAACCCCAAACCAAAACATTCAAATGATGACcgtcaaaaaaaaacattcacacatatactgtacattcaaaGCTTAATTTCAAGCCCTAACCCTCAAACTCAAACGTTTACCAACACCATTTTGTATCCGGGCCGCCTCAGGCCGAATTCAGCCGCACGCCCAGCTACGATCCCGTTTCCCTTGACCTGATACAACCcgaaaaacaataaacataaaactAAATCCAAATCCAAATCCAAATCCCCCTTTGCCATTGCAGCCTTTGCAACCTGGAGCGCAGCTCTAGGAGCTGATGATCTGACCTGACCAGGTCTCGTGCTTGGTGCCTGGATACAGGTGGGTGAGCACCACCTCGACAGCCTGGATCTTCTGGTTCTTGGGAGGGATGGGGCACACCTTGTACGTGACCTCGTCCCCTTCCATAGGCACGTACTCTCCATCAATGCTGCCCAGGAAACACAAAACTCATTTTAACTCATTCATGGGCAGTGGcttattttcaaatgtaaagtCTGAGTTGGCACTGTCTCAGCTACAGGTACGGCAATTTAGCGCAGCACTTCCATGAAGGTGGGGGGGGCTTgctagacagacagataatcaAAGTCGATGCAACAGACATACagtatcctgacttttagtctcTAGGTCAAGCCCTAGAAAACACTGGATCATACACTTCCTAATGCAAGTTACGATTACATTTACTGGGAAAAAAGCCGTCTTTAATACCGTCAATTCTCACATCCCTGGAAGTGGTGGCACACATGTCGGTAACaatttacttgaaggtatcgacataatcgtgacatgacactgtcataactatgacatgacactgtcatgaacatgtcataaacgttataaacaagtcataaacgtttatgacttctgtcattaagtgtcatttggtttttgtcatgaaaagttgacattgtttgggttgtcttgatcaTGACTtgttgacattacatttgtttgggatgtctttgtaatgacaacttgatattaaccaggatgacattacaatgtcttcctgtttaatgtcaagttgtcttaataaggacactccaaagaaatttaatgtcaagttgtcatgacaaagacatcccaaactaatttaatgtcaagttgtcatgaccaagacaacttctggtaaggCCACTTccattaatgtcaacttgtcataatcaagacaactcaaacaatgtcaacttgtcatgacaaaaacacgtaatgacagaagtcataaatgtttatgacttgtttataacatttctgacacgttcatgacagtgtcatgtcatagttatgacagtgtcacgtcacgattatgtcgataccttcaagtaaagtgttacccaaatgTCTTTTATGTTAAATACACTGTTCTGTGAGTTAACGGTTCAATTATTGCATTCTACATAGTCCAATCAACTTCCACAAAACCATTCAATGTCATGAAAACTCCCGACAGTGTAAACTAAGCAAATGCACTCACTCAGAGATGTGGACGAAGATGTCCTCTCCGCCGTGAGAGGGTCGTATGAATCCATGACCCTGAGACCTGGAGAAGTTTTTACACACTCCTTTATATACTGGACCTGATTTGGCTCGCACTGTcctgcagagaaagagagacacatagagaaaacagagggagggagagagatagtGCATCAGACATTATTTAAAAGTCTAGTTTTTAAGCTTTTTGTATCTCCTTAATGGAACAATGACGTGACATTTCTGGATTCTGGTTGTGTGGCATTCATTAACCATTTACTCTCCTACTCACGCTGAGTATGTGCGGGTGCGTTTGGTGGGCAGTGGGCTAGGCAGCTCTCCGGGCTGTGGCggtttcctctccctctccctctcccaaaCCCGGCTGCCCTCCCTCAGGAAGGGGAAGGAGAGCTGCAGGGGGGTCCGGGGGGAGGTGAGTGGCAGCGGGTGGTCTGCCGGCGAGGAGGCATCGGGGTCTGACATCTTGACTGGATACAGGTTGGGATTGTGTTAttttttcctttctgttttAGGGCTCCTCCGATGGTGCACAAgcaagaagaggaaggagggtTACACCTCCTGCATGGCAAGagggtgtgtgtgatggtggggAGACGttcagagaggaagaggagtggaAAAATAATACCCTGCcaaaaggaagggagggagagagagagagagagagagagagagagagagaggttgacAAGGACATATACAAATTGCAGGTGTACATGTTGTGGTCAGTGATACAGTTCAACTGTGTGCTTGGTGCAGCTGCAGATGTCTTAAAAACAGTTATTAACTAGTACCTGTCCTGACTTATTTACTCACACTACCCTGTTTCCAAATGCCTGCAGAAATTTAAAGAGGTAAGTATATCACTATACTGGAAATGTACAACAATTCATGACATTTTCAAATATCTTGATATTTTCTCCGGCTGGTGGATCCTTAGGGTTTTCCTATAACATGCCGACTATCACGCTGACGCTTTAGTAAATATAACAGATGAAACCGGCTCCCTCCAATTATCACGAAAGCTTTTAGAAATGCACACGGAGTCGGAGATCACCTTTTTCTCCCAACATAGGCACGCACATTTATGGTGGCTGCTCACTGAAATCTCCAAATATGGTGACTTTGAACATTTCAGATAAACAGAAGGATTAAATGCTCCTTTAAGAGTTCAGACAAATCtcgtacttcttggaataaataaaccataaaaaattttttaaaaagccCGAATGCATAATCCAACAATGCATTGCAATAAAGGTAGCAAGCTTGTGcacttataataataaaaacaatagatATTGTTAGACAGGGATGACCCATTTTGAAGAACTTATTGCCCAGTACTGATAAGGTGACTGATATATTGTGGACCCTTAATTGAGTCTAACTCAAAATACAGCACGTCCTCTGACTGCTTTGCATTCTGGTCctttgaggcacttgtcctcAGTGCGGTCTTACACAATGGATTTCTTTCACTGTATGAATGTTGTGCTAAATAGTGTGTCTGGAAAGGCACCCGTGCTCTTTGATTTTGAATTACAGACACCAAAACTGCTTTTGAATTTAAAGGCTTCCAGACAGACTCCATtatagctgtgtgtgttgtgtggggaAAATATATGAAGTTGTCACATTATAAGAACAATTAACCACAAACAAGACTCACGACACTGGCTCTGAGAATAATCAATAGCTGATTTTCAGCAGTGTAAAAGGGTTTCAGAgtggatttcatttttttttttttgttatagaaataaaaaaacaggcgTACAATAGCTGGAAGCTGCTGTCAGAAAAATGAGACTAGCACCAGACTGTGATCTTGCTGGCTTTGAAAAGGTCCCAAGATGTTCTAAATAACAATCCTGCCCCCGGGGGGAGGGGAGCTCAGCTCGGTTCGGCTCATCACGCTTTATTATATTAAAATCCCCACTGGCACAAGACTGACATCCATTACAGGATTGTTCTTCACAGTGTGTATTCAAACAACAAGCTGCTCTCTGAAGCGTTTCtaacagtctttttttttttttaaggacgAATGAGCTCTGTCACCGTGCCATGACACCAACCCAATGATCATGTTGTAAGTGGGagttgtgatgtgtgtgtatcatTAGCTGGCTCGTCATTTTGACACTCAGATACAAAAGGCTAAAGGGCATTGTTCTGCACAAGTTACACTAAAACCTACTACACAGAAGCAGCCACTTCCCTGTGAATGTTAGTATTAAAGTGTCACATCTGCGGGCTGAATGCTTGACAAAGACCGATGAGTTCAGTGTGTGTCAGAGCCAATCCCACAGGCTTAGTTCAATATCACACTCTGCCTCTCTCGCTGTCAGTCTAAAtatagcagtgtgtgtgtgtgtgtgtgtctgtctgtctgtctgtttgattgtgtgtgtgatagcATTCAAAATGTTGCATGTGTTTCAGGAGTAACAGGTTAAGTCTGTCATATAATTCTTATATAGCCTACTGCAGGATAGCTTTTATAGGTAATATAAGACACTTTCGGAATAAGTCATTGTGAGGGAGATATTCTTCTATTCTTAGTAAATGTTCTGCAGAGACATTTCAATATACAGTAACTGTATGTTTAATGAACCAATGTCTCCTTGAAAAGACCTTTTGGGTATTAttctttggaaaaaaacaacccatATGTCCCTATTAAATGGATTAAAATAGAGGATTAGAGGAGGGCAAATTGCAGGTTGGCTTCTGCACATCCAAATAGTACAAGAGTTCAAAGGTCCCTGGCATCCCCACAGGAGTGGCTTTAATATTCCAGTTTATAAGATTGTTAGCGGAAAGATTCTGCAAATGGCTGATGAtgaggggatttttttttttttttttttatatcctcCTGGTATCATGTTGGATAGTGTCAGTGCGGCgatgatgaacacacacacatctgtcatCATAGTGGCACAGGGAAGAGAGGACTAATAGCCATGACTGATGGATGACAAGGCATAAATATGTCGCCTGAATAATTCAGCAACTTTTGAGCTCCTCCATTTCCCCCTTTTTATCAGGGCCCAGAGTAGGCCAGCAAATGGACTTCTTTAATGAGTCTGCTGTGCTTCTGTGTCAGATGAGTTGGTGAAACATTTAATCGGGTGGGGTGGGACGGAAGAGAGCTGGGGGAGCGATTTGAAAAGACAGACAAAAGGCCAAAAGCACCTCCCTGTGAAACCAGGGCACTGTGGCTGTCTGTACTCCTCTGCATCAGCATGGGAGGCACGtcaactcccacacacacacacacacacacacacacacacacacacacacacacacacacacacacacacacacacacacacacacacacagcctgtttttaaactttaaattgGCCTTTTAAAGAGAcaaatagcttgttttatgGTATAATTTGTTTGAAAGTGAGGCTGGCAGCGCCTAAATAAttcactacaaaataaaagcccttGATGCGGGTTGCTTCCAGAACATTCTCACGCTGTGGCAGCTTGAGACAAGAGGGCGAGAGGGATGCTCAACTGATGCC from Perca fluviatilis chromosome 21, GENO_Pfluv_1.0, whole genome shotgun sequence carries:
- the csdc2a gene encoding cold shock domain-containing protein C2a translates to MSDPDASSPADHPLPLTSPRTPLQLSFPFLREGSRVWERERERKPPQPGELPSPLPTKRTRTYSATVRAKSGPVYKGVCKNFSRSQGHGFIRPSHGGEDIFVHISDIDGEYVPMEGDEVTYKVCPIPPKNQKIQAVEVVLTHLYPGTKHETWSGQIISS